Proteins encoded by one window of Chromobacterium violaceum ATCC 12472:
- a CDS encoding S-methyl-5'-thioinosine phosphorylase, with amino-acid sequence MMAIIGGSGLAQLPVLDVTHRQVVRTPYGDPSCALTFGKLSGQNVVFIARHGYGHSLAPHEINYRANLWALHNQGVKGVIAIGTVGGIRPDMAPGRLVVPHDIIDYSWGRKHTYFEGPERPVVHAEFTTPYDADLRRRLREAIKSTGISGVHDGVYACTQGPRLESAAEILKLERDGADIVGMTGMPEAALARELELPYAHLCLVSNWAAGKGKQGKVEFDPAVAAKSVQDLMDTLQACFGS; translated from the coding sequence ATGATGGCAATCATCGGCGGCAGCGGCCTGGCACAGCTGCCTGTACTGGACGTCACGCATCGCCAGGTGGTGCGCACGCCTTACGGCGATCCTTCCTGCGCGCTGACCTTCGGCAAGCTGTCCGGCCAGAACGTGGTGTTCATCGCCCGCCACGGTTACGGCCATTCGCTGGCGCCGCACGAGATCAATTACCGCGCCAACCTGTGGGCGCTGCACAACCAGGGCGTGAAGGGCGTGATCGCCATCGGCACGGTGGGCGGCATCCGCCCCGACATGGCGCCGGGACGCCTGGTCGTGCCTCACGACATCATCGACTACAGCTGGGGACGCAAGCATACCTATTTCGAAGGGCCGGAGCGGCCGGTGGTGCACGCCGAGTTCACCACCCCGTATGACGCGGACCTGCGCCGGCGGCTGCGCGAGGCGATCAAGTCCACCGGCATCAGCGGGGTGCACGATGGCGTGTACGCCTGCACCCAGGGACCGAGGCTGGAGAGCGCGGCGGAGATTCTCAAGCTGGAGCGCGACGGCGCGGACATCGTCGGCATGACCGGCATGCCGGAGGCCGCGCTGGCCCGTGAGCTGGAGCTGCCTTACGCCCACTTGTGCCTGGTCAGCAACTGGGCAGCCGGCAAGGGAAAGCAAGGCAAGGTCGAGTTCGACCCGGCGGTGGCCGCCAAGAGCGTGCAGGACCTGATGGATACTCTGCAGGCCTGCTTCGGAAGCTGA
- the rfbG gene encoding CDP-glucose 4,6-dehydratase yields MEAVVNPAFWRGRKVFLTGHTGFKGGWLSLWLADMGAEVHGYSLPPEQSPALFEAAGVGGRTMGMLADIRDAAALADAMRSCRPSIVFHLAAQPLVRHSYADPLGTFTTNVMGTANLLDAARHCPGVEAVVAVTTDKCYENHEWPWAYRESDALGGHDPYSSSKACAELVCAAYRRSYPGMAPIATARAGNVIGGGDWSANRLVPDLLQAFSENRSLAIRSPDAVRPWQHVLESLAGYLRLAERLAQGQDDAASAWNFGPADDSNRPVSWIADTLARQWGGDARWHRDGGDHPHEAQTLRLDSAKSRQRLGWSPRWSLEQALSATLDWHRAWLRGEDMQAFTLKQISAYTRG; encoded by the coding sequence GTGGAAGCTGTGGTGAATCCGGCCTTCTGGCGCGGGCGCAAGGTATTCCTGACCGGCCACACTGGCTTCAAGGGCGGCTGGCTCAGCCTGTGGCTGGCCGACATGGGGGCCGAGGTGCACGGCTACTCGCTGCCGCCGGAGCAGTCGCCGGCGCTATTCGAGGCCGCCGGCGTCGGCGGCCGCACCATGGGTATGCTGGCCGATATCCGCGACGCGGCGGCTCTGGCCGACGCGATGCGCTCCTGTCGCCCCTCCATCGTTTTCCATCTGGCGGCGCAGCCTCTGGTCCGGCACAGCTACGCCGATCCGCTGGGCACTTTCACGACCAATGTGATGGGCACCGCCAACCTGCTGGACGCGGCGCGCCATTGTCCGGGCGTGGAGGCCGTAGTGGCCGTCACCACCGACAAGTGCTACGAAAACCATGAATGGCCGTGGGCCTACCGCGAGAGCGACGCGCTGGGCGGCCACGATCCCTACAGCAGCAGCAAGGCCTGCGCCGAGCTGGTGTGCGCCGCTTACCGGCGCTCCTATCCCGGCATGGCCCCCATCGCCACCGCCCGCGCCGGCAATGTGATAGGCGGCGGCGACTGGTCGGCCAACCGGCTGGTGCCCGACTTGCTGCAAGCCTTCTCCGAGAACCGCTCGCTGGCGATACGCAGCCCGGACGCCGTCCGTCCCTGGCAGCACGTGCTGGAGTCGCTGGCTGGTTACCTGCGGCTGGCCGAGCGCCTGGCGCAGGGGCAGGATGATGCCGCGTCGGCCTGGAATTTCGGCCCCGCCGACGACAGCAATCGTCCGGTGTCCTGGATCGCCGACACGCTGGCCCGGCAATGGGGCGGCGACGCCCGCTGGCACCGCGACGGCGGCGACCATCCGCACGAGGCGCAGACCCTGCGGCTGGACAGCGCCAAGTCCCGCCAGCGGCTGGGCTGGTCGCCGCGCTGGAGCCTGGAGCAGGCCTTGTCGGCCACGCTGGACTGGCATCGCGCCTGGCTGCGCGGCGAGGACATGCAGGCCTTCACCTTAAAGCAGATCTCAGCCTATACGCGCGGCTGA
- the hemP gene encoding hemin uptake protein HemP — protein sequence MSTYHSPPIPDKAPAPASPPLLHSRQLFDGGREVRIEHQGEIYRLQLTRNGKLILIK from the coding sequence ATGAGCACATATCACTCACCGCCCATCCCCGACAAAGCACCCGCGCCGGCTTCCCCGCCGCTGCTGCACAGCCGCCAGCTGTTCGACGGCGGGCGCGAGGTGCGGATCGAGCATCAGGGCGAGATCTACCGCCTGCAGCTCACCCGCAACGGCAAACTGATACTGATCAAGTAA
- the rfbF gene encoding glucose-1-phosphate cytidylyltransferase: MKAVILAGGLGTRISEESHLRPKPMIEIGGKPIIWHILKIYSAHGINDFIICLGYKGYVIKEYFANYFLHTSDVTLDLSNNQMFVHERHAEPWRVTLVDTGESTQTGGRLGRVRRHLENEQDFCFTYGDGVSDIDITAAVAYHRSQGVEATVTAVHPPGRFGALEIRDERVEFFKEKPRGDGGMINGGFFVLNPSVLDLIDSDDCVWESEPLETLASRGQLAAYEHSGFWQPMDTLRDKTLLEELWQSGEAPWKLW; encoded by the coding sequence ATGAAAGCCGTGATTTTGGCTGGTGGTCTTGGCACGCGCATCAGCGAAGAGTCCCATCTTCGTCCCAAACCGATGATCGAGATCGGCGGCAAGCCCATCATCTGGCATATCCTGAAAATCTACTCCGCACACGGCATCAATGATTTCATCATCTGCCTGGGCTACAAGGGATATGTGATCAAGGAATACTTCGCCAACTATTTCCTCCACACTTCCGACGTCACGCTGGATCTGAGCAACAACCAGATGTTCGTGCACGAGCGCCATGCCGAGCCGTGGCGGGTGACCCTGGTCGACACCGGGGAAAGCACCCAGACCGGCGGCCGGCTGGGGCGGGTGCGCAGGCATCTGGAGAACGAGCAGGACTTCTGCTTCACCTACGGCGACGGGGTCAGCGACATCGACATCACCGCCGCCGTCGCTTACCACCGCAGCCAGGGCGTGGAAGCCACCGTCACCGCGGTGCATCCGCCCGGCCGCTTCGGCGCGCTGGAGATCCGCGACGAGCGCGTCGAATTCTTCAAGGAAAAGCCGCGCGGCGACGGCGGCATGATCAACGGCGGCTTCTTCGTGCTGAACCCGTCGGTGCTGGACCTGATAGACAGCGACGACTGCGTCTGGGAATCCGAGCCGCTGGAAACGCTGGCCAGCCGCGGACAGCTGGCCGCTTACGAACACAGCGGTTTCTGGCAGCCGATGGACACGCTGCGCGACAAGACCCTGCTCGAGGAGTTGTGGCAGAGCGGGGAGGCGCCGTGGAAGCTGTGGTGA
- a CDS encoding TonB-dependent hemoglobin/transferrin/lactoferrin family receptor — MALFRATPLVLSLAAAWPAFADTASPALETIQVTAHRSEKPLAETAPNAAVVSRHKLDDRLIRDIADAAKYEPGVEVAADPSRRGNAGWTIRGIDGNRILMLIDGERLPEAYAGGGNGNGAIAGRDFVELETLRAIDIVKGPTSSLYGSDAIGGVIGYRTKAVDDFVPEDQGIGGSVKAFGAGADNSWGGSAGFGAKGERADAMLIYTHRNGHETGNQGGNGSDGAARTAPNPQSWHSDSLLAKLGYKLVERQRLELTLEHFRRDTDTKLLNTLYPASIDRRSGRPKPALQAQTAADRTQRDRVSLGWEAKRTGPFERLAVKLYQQKLDNADDSLEQYGNGSRIASNYGFDQKILGLSLDAEHRFAALSAEQLLLWGVDLSRTDTSRPRLKTQYNADGSASNVVGGETFPSKTFPDSASNRVGLFVQDEMKFANGVVLSPSLRWDHYKMTTSPDQAYANSGGQAVPSFSDSAFSPKLGLSIPFAGHYTAFAQLSSGFRAPPFDDANMAFVNRAHGYQVIVNPALKSETSRGVELGLKGQWDSVDFGLTAYQNRYRDFIEQQSLGMVNGLLTYQYQNIGRVDIKGAEARAAWRFAPGWQTHAAVAYTHGEDLDSHTALASVAPMSAVLGLRYGQARFGGEALLRAAVRNNRAPAVALPPPSAGQTAGFETPGYATLDLTAYWKPAKGTTVRAGVFNIFDRKYWKTADVRGMAAGDPALDRYTQPGRNVSASVEYQF; from the coding sequence ATGGCCCTGTTCCGTGCCACCCCTCTGGTGCTGAGCCTGGCGGCAGCCTGGCCCGCCTTCGCAGACACCGCCTCGCCGGCGCTGGAGACCATCCAGGTCACCGCGCACCGCAGCGAGAAACCGCTGGCGGAAACCGCCCCCAACGCCGCCGTGGTGTCGCGCCACAAGCTGGACGACCGGCTGATCCGCGATATTGCCGACGCGGCGAAATACGAGCCGGGCGTGGAGGTGGCCGCCGACCCCAGCCGCCGCGGCAACGCGGGGTGGACCATACGCGGCATCGACGGCAACCGCATCCTGATGCTGATCGACGGCGAGCGGCTGCCTGAAGCCTATGCCGGCGGCGGCAACGGCAACGGCGCCATCGCCGGCCGCGACTTCGTCGAACTGGAAACGCTGCGGGCGATCGACATCGTCAAGGGGCCGACCTCCAGCCTGTACGGCTCGGACGCCATCGGCGGCGTGATCGGCTACCGCACCAAGGCGGTCGACGACTTCGTGCCGGAAGACCAGGGGATAGGCGGCAGCGTCAAGGCCTTCGGCGCCGGCGCGGACAATAGCTGGGGGGGCAGCGCCGGCTTCGGCGCCAAGGGCGAGCGCGCCGACGCCATGCTGATCTACACTCATCGCAACGGCCATGAAACCGGCAACCAAGGCGGCAACGGCAGCGACGGCGCCGCCCGCACCGCGCCCAATCCGCAAAGCTGGCACAGCGACAGCCTGCTGGCCAAGCTGGGCTACAAGCTGGTCGAACGGCAGCGGCTGGAGCTGACGCTGGAGCATTTCCGGCGCGACACCGACACCAAGCTGCTGAACACGCTGTACCCGGCCTCCATCGACCGCCGCTCGGGCCGGCCCAAGCCGGCGCTGCAAGCGCAGACCGCCGCCGACCGCACCCAGCGCGACCGCGTTTCGCTTGGCTGGGAAGCGAAACGGACCGGGCCTTTCGAACGCCTGGCCGTCAAGCTGTACCAGCAAAAGCTGGACAATGCCGACGACAGCCTCGAGCAGTACGGCAATGGCAGCCGCATCGCGTCGAATTACGGCTTCGACCAGAAAATCCTCGGCCTGAGCCTGGACGCCGAGCACCGTTTCGCCGCGCTGTCGGCCGAACAGCTGCTGCTGTGGGGCGTGGACCTCTCGCGCACCGACACCAGCCGGCCACGGCTCAAGACGCAATACAACGCCGACGGCAGCGCCAGCAACGTCGTGGGCGGCGAGACCTTCCCCAGCAAGACCTTCCCCGACAGCGCCTCGAACCGCGTCGGCCTGTTCGTTCAGGACGAGATGAAGTTCGCGAACGGCGTCGTCCTGTCGCCATCGCTGCGCTGGGACCATTACAAGATGACCACCAGCCCGGACCAGGCCTATGCCAACAGCGGCGGCCAGGCCGTGCCGTCGTTCAGCGACAGCGCGTTCTCGCCCAAGCTGGGCCTGAGCATCCCGTTCGCCGGCCATTACACCGCCTTCGCCCAGCTGTCGTCCGGCTTCCGCGCGCCGCCGTTCGACGACGCCAACATGGCCTTCGTCAACCGCGCCCACGGCTACCAGGTGATCGTCAACCCCGCGCTGAAATCGGAAACCAGCCGCGGCGTCGAGCTGGGATTGAAAGGCCAGTGGGACAGCGTCGACTTCGGCCTGACCGCCTATCAGAACCGCTACCGCGACTTCATCGAGCAGCAGAGTCTGGGCATGGTGAACGGCCTGCTGACCTATCAGTACCAGAACATCGGCCGGGTCGACATCAAGGGGGCCGAAGCGCGCGCCGCCTGGCGCTTCGCTCCGGGCTGGCAGACCCACGCCGCCGTCGCCTACACCCACGGCGAGGATCTCGACAGCCACACCGCGCTGGCGTCGGTCGCGCCGATGTCGGCGGTGCTGGGCCTGCGCTACGGCCAGGCGCGCTTCGGCGGGGAGGCGCTGCTGCGCGCCGCCGTCCGCAACAACCGCGCGCCGGCGGTGGCGCTGCCCCCGCCTTCGGCCGGGCA